A DNA window from bacterium contains the following coding sequences:
- a CDS encoding AAA family ATPase — translation MRDDELDQLLKTLHLGKIRQIIEEELQHAEKKQLFYGEFLLRLLRAEWHNKQESALNWRIKRAAMPEQWTIESFPFKRQPGISARQIRGFASLDFVARAENLVFIGGTGVGKTGLATGLLLKALQNGYRGLFLKAQDLFDEMYASLADRSSRKLLNRLARVDLLVIDEMGYLNLRPEQTNVFFRLMEERYKRKATIITTNLEYEEWQNFLGNKALCDALLSRIRHQCHTISINGPSLRDPSP, via the coding sequence ATGCGCGACGACGAGCTCGACCAGCTGCTCAAGACCCTGCACCTCGGCAAGATCCGCCAGATCATCGAAGAGGAGCTGCAACACGCCGAGAAGAAGCAGCTGTTTTACGGCGAGTTCCTGCTCCGCTTGCTGCGCGCCGAGTGGCACAACAAGCAAGAGTCCGCCCTCAACTGGCGCATCAAGCGAGCCGCCATGCCCGAGCAATGGACCATCGAGTCGTTCCCCTTCAAGCGCCAGCCGGGGATCTCTGCTCGCCAGATCCGCGGCTTCGCCAGCCTCGACTTCGTTGCCCGCGCCGAGAATCTCGTCTTCATCGGCGGCACCGGCGTGGGCAAGACAGGGCTCGCCACCGGCCTGCTCCTGAAGGCCCTCCAGAACGGTTATCGCGGGCTCTTCCTCAAGGCGCAGGACTTGTTCGACGAGATGTACGCCTCGCTCGCTGATCGCTCGTCACGCAAGCTGCTCAACCGCCTCGCCCGCGTGGACCTGCTCGTCATCGACGAGATGGGATATCTGAATCTTCGGCCCGAGCAGACCAACGTCTTCTTCCGCCTGATGGAGGAGCGCTACAAGCGCAAGGCCACCATCATCACCACCAACCTCGAGTACGAGGAGTGGCAGAACTTCCTCGGCAACAAGGCCCTCTGCGACGCCTTGCTCAGCCGCATCCGGCATCAGTGCCACACCATCAGCATCAACGGCCCCTCCCTCCGCGACCCGTCCCCCTGA